The Microbacterium maritypicum genome contains a region encoding:
- the hrcA gene encoding heat-inducible transcriptional repressor HrcA, with protein MVTERGLQVLRAIVQDYVETHEPVGSRSIVDRHSFGVSAATIRNDMALLEDEELITAPHTSSGRVPTDKGYRVFVNHLAQLRPLSSAQRSAIESFLGEPADLDDLMVRTVRVLTQLTGQVALAQYPSFARAHVTHVELVALAPNRLLIVLVTDAGGVSQRMAVLPEAIDDADMAVLRARLSALITGQGIGEASDRLQALLAAEEKPQDAVLRTLAGVVVDELGGFRQERLVMAGAATLARREQDFRGSIHPLLEAIEEQVTLLRLMSEMVTDEHGLAASIGTENAPFGLGEASIVASNYAAPSGTARVGVMGPTRMDYPSNLAAARAVARYLSRMLDEDEAGR; from the coding sequence ATGGTCACAGAGCGAGGACTCCAGGTTCTCCGCGCGATCGTGCAGGACTACGTCGAGACCCACGAGCCCGTCGGCAGCCGATCCATCGTCGACCGGCACTCCTTCGGCGTCTCCGCGGCGACGATCCGCAACGACATGGCGCTGCTCGAGGACGAAGAGCTCATCACGGCTCCGCATACCTCGTCAGGGCGCGTGCCCACCGACAAGGGCTATCGGGTGTTCGTGAATCACCTCGCCCAGCTGCGACCGCTCTCGTCGGCTCAGCGCTCGGCGATCGAGTCGTTCCTCGGCGAGCCTGCCGACCTCGATGACCTGATGGTCCGCACGGTGCGGGTGCTCACCCAGCTGACAGGACAGGTCGCGCTCGCCCAATACCCCTCCTTCGCGCGCGCGCACGTCACGCACGTCGAGCTGGTCGCGCTGGCGCCGAATCGGCTTCTCATCGTGCTGGTGACGGATGCGGGTGGAGTCTCTCAGCGCATGGCCGTCCTCCCGGAGGCGATCGACGACGCCGATATGGCGGTGCTTCGCGCCCGACTGTCCGCGTTGATCACCGGTCAGGGCATCGGCGAGGCCTCCGACCGTCTGCAGGCGTTGCTGGCCGCCGAGGAGAAGCCCCAGGATGCGGTGCTGCGCACGCTCGCCGGTGTCGTCGTGGACGAGCTCGGCGGATTCCGCCAGGAGCGTCTGGTGATGGCGGGAGCGGCGACCCTCGCGCGCCGGGAGCAGGACTTCCGCGGCAGCATCCACCCCCTCCTCGAAGCCATCGAGGAGCAGGTCACGCTGCTGCGTCTGATGAGTGAGATGGTGACGGACGAGCACGGGCTCGCCGCCAGCATCGGCACCGAGAACGCCCCGTTCGGGCTCGGTGAGGCGTCGATCGTCGCCAGCAACTACGCCGCGCCCAGTGGCACGGCGCGCGTCGGCGTGATGGGGCCGACGCGCATGGACTACCCGAGCAACCTCGCCGCAGCGCGGGCCGTGGCCCGCTACCTGTCGCGGATGCTCGATGAAGACGAGGCCGGCCGCTGA
- a CDS encoding carboxylesterase/lipase family protein produces MTTSPQATLSSGIVRGTEEAGIIRYLGIPYAQAPFGENRFRAPRPAVDWEGVRDATRFGPTPPQVPYAGAIGELLGSVRIDGDDILTANVWAPSDASGAPVLLWIHGGALERGTAALPLYDGTVFATAGIVFVSINYRLGSEGFSVLEGAPRNLGLRDAAAALEWVHREISAFGGDPARITAMGESAGGAIVAGLLARDSSRELISRAIIESGPLQAQTARKAGRVTAQLAKRLGVRADRESFAALTPEQLLEARRAQAAGSSPLGGAPGFQFAIDPDSLPRSPHEVLAEIDTPLLIGSNTDEYRLWFPPEALAGISEFKMQAARIVSRIPRRAVAEYRSAFPGAITGEIFGQLVTDMMLRAPLSRVAAARPDATHVYEFAWPSPVRDLRAAHALELGFVFDRLEDAEAQRMAGPDAPRGLAAEMNAAWVAFVTTGDPGWPAYGSGRRARLFDADSTTVAQRRTAAMDLLPG; encoded by the coding sequence ATGACCACCTCGCCCCAGGCCACCTTGTCGAGCGGCATCGTCCGCGGCACCGAGGAGGCCGGGATCATCCGCTACCTCGGCATTCCCTACGCGCAGGCGCCGTTCGGGGAGAACAGGTTCCGCGCGCCGCGTCCGGCCGTGGACTGGGAAGGGGTGAGAGATGCGACGCGGTTCGGCCCGACCCCTCCCCAGGTTCCCTACGCCGGTGCCATCGGCGAGCTGCTGGGCTCCGTGCGCATCGACGGCGACGACATCCTCACCGCGAACGTGTGGGCGCCATCGGACGCTTCCGGTGCGCCGGTGCTGCTGTGGATCCACGGCGGCGCCTTGGAACGAGGCACCGCTGCGCTGCCCCTCTACGACGGCACGGTCTTCGCCACGGCGGGCATCGTCTTCGTCTCGATCAACTACCGACTGGGTTCGGAGGGTTTCTCGGTGTTGGAGGGCGCGCCCCGAAACCTCGGTCTGCGCGATGCCGCCGCCGCGCTGGAGTGGGTGCACCGTGAGATCAGCGCGTTCGGCGGTGATCCGGCGCGGATCACCGCGATGGGCGAGTCGGCCGGCGGAGCGATCGTCGCCGGCCTCCTCGCTCGCGACAGCTCCCGCGAGCTGATCAGCAGGGCCATCATCGAATCAGGACCGCTCCAGGCGCAGACGGCGCGGAAGGCGGGACGGGTGACCGCACAGCTCGCGAAGCGGCTCGGGGTACGAGCGGACCGCGAGTCCTTCGCGGCGCTGACACCCGAGCAGCTCCTGGAAGCGCGGAGGGCGCAGGCCGCGGGGTCGTCGCCGCTCGGCGGAGCACCGGGCTTCCAGTTCGCGATCGACCCCGACAGCCTTCCCCGGTCGCCGCACGAGGTTCTCGCAGAGATCGACACTCCTCTACTCATCGGCAGCAACACCGACGAGTATCGGCTCTGGTTCCCACCCGAGGCGCTCGCGGGCATCAGCGAGTTCAAGATGCAAGCCGCCCGGATCGTCTCCCGGATTCCCCGGCGCGCGGTCGCCGAGTACCGCTCGGCCTTCCCCGGAGCGATCACCGGAGAGATCTTCGGGCAGCTCGTCACCGACATGATGCTGCGGGCGCCCCTGAGTCGGGTGGCGGCCGCTCGCCCAGACGCGACGCACGTCTACGAGTTCGCATGGCCGAGTCCGGTCCGAGACCTGCGTGCGGCCCACGCGCTGGAACTCGGCTTCGTTTTCGACCGGCTTGAGGATGCCGAGGCCCAGCGCATGGCCGGCCCTGACGCTCCCCGTGGACTCGCCGCCGAGATGAACGCCGCGTGGGTCGCGTTCGTGACCACGGGCGACCCCGGCTGGCCCGCGTACGGATCGGGTCGCCGGGCGCGACTCTTCGATGCGGACAGTACGACGGTGGCGCAGCGACGAACAGCCGCGATGGATCTGCTCCCCGGCTGA
- the hemW gene encoding radical SAM family heme chaperone HemW gives MAGPLPLGDPAPVDGHLPADLPIDTTVPFSAYLHIPFCTVRCGYCDFNTYTSTELRGAKQEDYASTLISEIALARRVLGDAGALRPMDTVFFGGGTPTLLPAGDLARMLEAVTGAFGLADGAEVTVEANPDTVTPEVARTLARAGVTRMSVGMQSAVPHVLAALDRTHRPENVRTAVAAAKDAGLAVSVDLIYGAPGESLSDWEASLDAALVLEPDHISAYALIIEDGTKLARQIRRGEVPTPDDDLQADMYELADARLADGGFDWYEVSNWARTPDRRSRHNLAYWRGSDWWGFGPGAHSHVAGLRWWNVKHPAAYAQRLAAAESPAAGTERPDDESRTLERILLLSRIREGIAVDDVPSANRSRVAGLMADGLIDPVAALQGRIRLTLRGRLLADAVVRELTD, from the coding sequence ATGGCGGGACCGCTTCCTCTCGGAGACCCCGCGCCCGTGGACGGGCACCTGCCGGCCGATCTTCCGATCGATACGACGGTGCCGTTCTCCGCGTATCTGCACATTCCGTTCTGCACTGTGCGCTGCGGGTACTGCGACTTCAACACCTACACGTCGACCGAACTGCGCGGGGCGAAGCAGGAGGACTACGCGTCGACCCTGATCTCCGAGATCGCGCTCGCCCGTCGAGTGCTGGGCGACGCGGGAGCGCTGCGGCCGATGGACACGGTCTTCTTCGGCGGCGGTACGCCGACTCTTCTTCCCGCAGGTGACCTCGCGCGCATGCTCGAAGCGGTGACCGGTGCCTTCGGCCTCGCCGATGGAGCGGAGGTCACGGTCGAGGCGAATCCCGACACCGTGACGCCCGAGGTGGCCCGCACTCTGGCGCGAGCCGGAGTCACGAGGATGTCGGTCGGCATGCAGTCGGCTGTTCCGCACGTGCTCGCCGCGCTCGATCGCACCCATCGCCCGGAGAACGTGCGCACCGCCGTCGCCGCAGCGAAGGACGCGGGGCTCGCGGTGAGCGTCGACCTGATCTACGGGGCCCCGGGGGAGTCGCTGTCCGACTGGGAGGCCTCCCTCGATGCCGCGCTGGTGCTCGAACCCGACCACATCTCCGCCTACGCGCTCATCATCGAGGACGGCACGAAGCTCGCCCGCCAGATCCGCCGCGGCGAGGTTCCGACTCCGGATGACGACCTCCAGGCCGACATGTACGAGCTCGCCGATGCCCGTCTCGCGGACGGCGGCTTCGACTGGTATGAGGTGAGCAACTGGGCGCGCACGCCCGATCGCCGTTCCCGCCACAACCTCGCGTACTGGCGGGGGAGCGACTGGTGGGGCTTCGGTCCCGGTGCGCACAGCCACGTCGCCGGTCTGCGCTGGTGGAACGTGAAGCACCCGGCCGCCTACGCGCAGCGTCTCGCGGCAGCCGAATCGCCGGCAGCCGGAACCGAGCGCCCGGACGACGAGTCGCGCACGCTCGAGCGCATCCTGCTGCTCAGCCGCATCCGCGAGGGGATCGCGGTCGATGACGTGCCGAGCGCGAACCGGAGCAGAGTCGCCGGGCTCATGGCCGACGGGCTCATCGACCCGGTCGCGGCGCTCCAGGGACGCATCCGGCTGACCCTGCGCGGTCGCCTTCTCGCCGACGCCGTGGTTCGCGAACTGACCGACTGA
- a CDS encoding DUF1990 family protein, with protein MRRGTFRDDTVDYAAVGATHAPDLMQYPPERSIPAEESWRIGSGVERFQTAGEALLSWTAQRAAGLSVEDVRPAPGPAYAGVSFDAEGNPIAPSKRDVEPRYDAEGMPFVGAGMTLHLRGRVAGMRADSELRVISVTEETRRVGFVLGTVGGSVVSGEESFDVDWREDNDEVWFTVRAFDAPNGLLYRTIPALVKRRRRELFARYLRAISPLYATPL; from the coding sequence ATGCGGCGCGGGACTTTCCGAGACGACACGGTGGACTATGCGGCCGTGGGTGCGACCCATGCGCCCGACCTGATGCAGTACCCGCCGGAGCGCAGCATCCCGGCGGAGGAGTCCTGGCGCATCGGCAGCGGTGTCGAACGTTTCCAGACCGCCGGTGAAGCCCTTCTGTCGTGGACCGCGCAGCGTGCGGCCGGACTGTCGGTGGAAGACGTGCGTCCTGCGCCAGGGCCTGCCTATGCGGGCGTGAGCTTCGATGCCGAAGGCAATCCGATCGCGCCGAGCAAGCGCGACGTCGAGCCCCGCTACGACGCGGAGGGCATGCCCTTCGTCGGGGCGGGGATGACGCTGCACCTTCGAGGACGCGTCGCCGGCATGCGCGCCGATTCCGAGCTGCGAGTGATCTCCGTCACGGAGGAGACCCGACGCGTCGGCTTCGTCCTCGGGACGGTCGGCGGATCGGTGGTCAGCGGCGAGGAGTCCTTCGATGTGGACTGGCGCGAGGACAACGACGAGGTGTGGTTCACCGTCCGCGCGTTCGACGCGCCGAACGGTCTTCTCTACCGCACGATTCCGGCGCTCGTGAAGCGTCGCCGCCGTGAGCTCTTCGCACGCTACCTCCGGGCGATCTCCCCGCTCTACGCGACCCCGCTCTGA
- the lepA gene encoding translation elongation factor 4, whose product MSPRALTPLQPAATPAAQIRNFCIIAHIDHGKSTLADRMLQITGVVSDRDMRAQYLDRMDIERERGITIKSQAVRMPWELDGQTVALNMIDTPGHVDFTYEVSRSLAACEGAILLVDAAQGIEAQTLANLYLALENDLHIIPVLNKIDLPAADPEKYAKELASLIGGKPEDVLRVSGKTGVGVEELLDRLVQEIPAPTGDADAPARAMIFDSVYDAYRGVVTYVRMVDGSLSPRERIQMMSTGANHEALEVGVSSPEPTPTKGLGVGEVGYLITGVKDVRQSKVGDTITTSRKPASEALPGYTDPKPMVFSGLYPIDGSDYAELREALDKLKLSDASLVYEPETSVALGFGFRCGFLGLLHLEIITERLAREFNLDLITTAPSVIYEVLTSDTGETVTVTNPSEYPDGRIGSVSEPMVKAAILLPKDYVGTVMELCQSRRGTLLGMEYFSEERVELRYNMPLGEIVFDFFDQLKSKTQGYASLDYEPSGQQEADLVKVDILLQGEKVDAFSSIVHREKAYAYGTMMAERLRKLIPRQQFEVPIQAAIGARIIARETIRAIRKDVLAKCYGGDITRKRKLLEKQKEGKKRMKMVGRVEVPQEAFIAALSGDVEGKDKK is encoded by the coding sequence ATGTCCCCACGCGCTCTCACTCCTCTTCAGCCTGCTGCGACGCCGGCTGCGCAGATCCGTAACTTCTGCATCATCGCCCACATCGATCACGGCAAGTCGACGCTCGCCGACCGCATGCTCCAGATCACCGGAGTCGTCTCCGATCGCGACATGCGTGCGCAGTACCTCGACCGCATGGACATCGAGCGCGAGCGCGGCATCACCATCAAGAGCCAGGCGGTCAGGATGCCGTGGGAGCTCGATGGTCAGACCGTCGCTCTGAACATGATCGACACGCCCGGTCACGTCGACTTCACCTACGAGGTCTCGCGTTCGCTCGCGGCCTGCGAGGGAGCGATCCTGCTCGTCGACGCGGCACAGGGCATCGAGGCGCAGACTCTCGCGAACCTCTACCTGGCGCTCGAGAACGACCTGCACATCATCCCGGTGCTCAACAAGATCGACCTGCCGGCCGCCGACCCGGAGAAGTACGCCAAGGAGCTGGCTTCACTCATCGGCGGCAAGCCGGAGGACGTGCTGCGCGTCTCGGGCAAGACCGGTGTCGGCGTCGAAGAGCTGCTCGACCGGTTGGTCCAGGAGATCCCCGCGCCGACCGGCGACGCGGATGCTCCGGCCCGCGCGATGATCTTCGACTCGGTGTACGACGCCTACCGCGGTGTGGTCACCTACGTGCGCATGGTCGACGGAAGCCTGTCACCGCGCGAGCGCATCCAGATGATGTCCACCGGAGCGAACCACGAAGCCCTCGAGGTCGGCGTGTCGAGCCCGGAGCCGACTCCGACCAAGGGGCTCGGCGTCGGCGAGGTGGGCTACCTCATCACAGGTGTGAAGGATGTGCGCCAGTCGAAGGTCGGCGACACCATCACCACGTCGCGGAAGCCGGCATCCGAGGCCCTGCCGGGATACACCGACCCGAAGCCGATGGTCTTCTCCGGGCTGTACCCGATCGACGGCAGCGACTACGCCGAGCTGCGCGAGGCCCTCGACAAGCTCAAGCTCTCCGACGCTTCCCTCGTGTACGAGCCGGAGACCTCGGTCGCGCTCGGTTTCGGTTTCCGCTGCGGCTTCCTCGGACTGCTGCACCTCGAGATCATCACCGAGCGTCTGGCCCGCGAGTTCAACCTCGACCTCATCACGACCGCGCCCAGCGTGATCTACGAGGTACTGACGAGCGACACCGGCGAGACCGTCACCGTGACCAACCCGAGCGAGTATCCCGACGGGCGCATCGGCTCGGTGTCGGAGCCGATGGTCAAGGCGGCGATCCTGCTGCCCAAGGACTACGTCGGCACGGTCATGGAGCTGTGCCAGTCGCGTCGTGGAACGCTGCTCGGCATGGAGTACTTCTCCGAGGAGCGCGTCGAGCTGCGCTACAACATGCCGCTCGGCGAGATCGTGTTCGACTTCTTCGACCAGCTCAAGTCGAAGACGCAGGGCTACGCCTCGCTCGACTACGAGCCCTCAGGGCAGCAGGAAGCCGACCTCGTGAAGGTCGACATCCTCCTCCAGGGCGAGAAGGTCGACGCGTTCAGCTCCATCGTCCACCGTGAGAAGGCCTACGCCTACGGCACGATGATGGCCGAGCGTCTGCGCAAGCTCATCCCTCGCCAGCAGTTCGAGGTGCCGATCCAGGCCGCGATTGGTGCCCGCATCATCGCGCGCGAGACGATCCGCGCTATTCGCAAGGACGTGCTCGCCAAGTGCTACGGCGGTGATATCACCCGCAAGCGCAAGCTCCTCGAGAAGCAGAAAGAGGGCAAGAAGCGCATGAAGATGGTCGGCCGCGTCGAGGTCCCCCAGGAGGCGTTCATCGCCGCGCTCTCGGGCGACGTCGAAGGCAAGGACAAGAAGTAG
- a CDS encoding ABC transporter permease, with protein MIKYLLRRALGWLLMIVVATNLTFFLAWGFLDPRSNYVGRRPPLSPEQIDNVLIPRNLSDTVPLIERWWNWFSGILIRWDWGVSPTGQSVNEQVSYRMWVSAELVLGATIIAAVLGIWLGVYTASRQYKLADRIGQATSIITMNVNIIVAGLAVVLLAISLNEWTGVRIFYVTGSSSPGVTGFFPVLVDTLQHLTLPTIALVIVGYAQYHFLQRSLLLDNINADYVRTARAKGLTKAQAVRKHALRTSLIPVATQVAFTIPTIFTGAILTERIFAWQGMGRYFLDTINNNDINGVVAVAAFGAVLTAIGAVLADIIVVVLDPRVRVS; from the coding sequence TTGATCAAGTACCTCCTGCGCCGAGCACTCGGCTGGCTGCTCATGATCGTGGTCGCCACGAATCTCACGTTCTTCCTGGCGTGGGGCTTCCTGGATCCGCGCAGCAACTACGTCGGGCGCCGACCTCCGCTTTCCCCGGAGCAGATCGACAACGTCCTCATCCCCCGCAACCTCAGCGACACGGTTCCGCTGATCGAGCGGTGGTGGAACTGGTTCAGCGGCATCCTGATCCGCTGGGACTGGGGTGTGAGTCCCACCGGTCAGTCGGTGAACGAGCAGGTCTCGTACCGCATGTGGGTCAGCGCCGAGCTCGTTCTCGGGGCCACGATCATCGCGGCGGTGCTCGGCATCTGGCTCGGTGTCTACACCGCCTCGCGTCAGTACAAGCTCGCCGACCGCATCGGCCAGGCGACCTCGATCATCACGATGAACGTGAACATCATCGTCGCCGGACTCGCCGTGGTGCTCCTCGCGATCTCCCTCAACGAGTGGACCGGCGTCCGCATCTTCTACGTCACCGGCTCCTCGAGCCCCGGCGTCACCGGCTTCTTCCCCGTGCTGGTCGACACCCTGCAGCACCTCACGCTGCCCACGATCGCGCTCGTGATCGTCGGCTACGCCCAGTACCACTTCCTGCAGCGGTCGCTGCTGCTGGACAACATCAACGCCGACTACGTGCGCACCGCCCGGGCCAAGGGGCTGACCAAGGCGCAGGCGGTCCGCAAGCACGCCCTGCGCACGTCGCTCATCCCGGTCGCGACGCAGGTCGCGTTCACGATCCCGACGATCTTCACCGGCGCGATCCTGACGGAGCGCATCTTCGCCTGGCAGGGCATGGGGCGGTACTTCCTCGACACCATCAACAACAACGACATCAACGGCGTCGTCGCCGTCGCCGCCTTCGGCGCCGTGCTGACAGCGATCGGTGCGGTGCTCGCCGACATCATCGTCGTCGTTCTCGACCCGCGAGTGAGGGTGAGCTGA
- a CDS encoding ABC transporter permease, translating into MTTDMIDPLVEPPAAPSSADRAADKSLSKWTLYTRRFMRNKPAVGGVVVLLVLVLFSTLGPLLSPYAVDSMDFLALSQPPSAAHWFGTNGAGNDTYTQTAIGLQRSLMIAITVSVGTTILSALVGTAAAYFGGWFERIALLVIHFMMVVPTFLLLSIISNDSGGVWWVIAFVMIFVSWFFPARIIWTMTLSLREREYVQAARYMGVRGLRIVTRHLIPNIGSLLVINFTLGIVAAVTTETGLSFIGFGVKIPDVSLGSLIGEGSSSITSSPWLFYFPALVLTMLTVSMALIADGLRDALDPTSAAGGRA; encoded by the coding sequence ATGACCACCGATATGATCGACCCCCTCGTCGAGCCGCCGGCAGCGCCGTCCAGCGCCGACCGCGCCGCGGACAAGTCGCTGTCCAAGTGGACGCTCTACACGCGCCGGTTCATGCGCAACAAGCCGGCCGTCGGCGGCGTCGTCGTCCTGCTCGTGCTGGTTCTCTTCTCCACGCTGGGTCCGCTGCTGTCGCCGTACGCCGTCGACAGCATGGACTTCCTCGCGCTGAGCCAGCCGCCGTCCGCGGCGCACTGGTTCGGCACCAACGGTGCCGGCAACGACACCTACACGCAGACGGCCATCGGCCTGCAGCGATCCCTCATGATCGCGATCACGGTCTCGGTGGGAACGACGATCCTCTCCGCGCTCGTCGGTACCGCCGCCGCGTACTTCGGCGGCTGGTTCGAGCGAATCGCGCTGCTCGTCATCCACTTCATGATGGTCGTGCCGACCTTCCTCCTGCTGTCGATCATCTCGAACGACTCCGGCGGCGTGTGGTGGGTCATCGCGTTCGTGATGATCTTCGTCAGCTGGTTCTTCCCCGCTCGCATCATCTGGACGATGACGCTCTCGCTGCGTGAGCGCGAGTACGTGCAAGCCGCGCGCTACATGGGCGTCCGCGGCCTGCGCATCGTGACGCGTCACCTGATCCCGAACATCGGATCCCTGCTGGTCATCAACTTCACCCTCGGCATCGTCGCGGCGGTGACGACCGAGACCGGCCTGTCCTTCATCGGCTTCGGTGTGAAGATCCCCGATGTCTCGCTCGGCTCGCTGATCGGTGAGGGCAGCTCCTCGATCACCAGCTCGCCGTGGCTGTTCTACTTCCCCGCGTTGGTCCTCACCATGCTGACCGTGTCCATGGCGCTCATCGCCGATGGACTGCGCGATGCCCTCGATCCCACTTCGGCTGCAGGAGGCCGCGCATGA